One genomic region from Flavobacterium lindanitolerans encodes:
- a CDS encoding glycoside hydrolase family 16 protein, with translation MKKTAILLLLTGCSVFGQVKKGKLIWEENFNGNKLNEKVWNYELGDGCPNICGWGNNERQIYTKENHKIVDGKLIITAKKDGDQYTSTRITTAGKKEFKYGYMETRAKIPVGQGIWPAFWMLGSNIKQVGWPKSGEIDILEYVGKEPHMVYTTLHTKANHGDNASSHKTRFDNIEEGFHTFGVDWTKDKMDFYVDDTLVFTFNPSDKNEDVWPFNQPFYFILNVAVGGNFGGPEVDDTIFPQEFIIDYIRVYSNK, from the coding sequence ATGAAAAAAACAGCAATCCTACTACTGCTCACCGGCTGTTCCGTTTTTGGACAGGTCAAAAAAGGAAAACTCATTTGGGAAGAAAATTTCAATGGCAACAAGCTAAATGAAAAAGTCTGGAACTATGAATTGGGTGATGGTTGTCCAAACATCTGTGGCTGGGGAAATAACGAACGCCAGATTTATACCAAAGAAAACCATAAAATTGTAGATGGCAAATTGATTATCACGGCAAAAAAAGATGGTGACCAATACACCTCTACCCGAATTACAACTGCCGGAAAAAAAGAATTCAAATACGGCTATATGGAAACACGCGCTAAAATTCCTGTTGGTCAAGGCATCTGGCCTGCTTTCTGGATGCTCGGTTCCAATATAAAACAGGTTGGATGGCCTAAAAGCGGTGAAATTGACATACTGGAATATGTTGGTAAAGAACCACATATGGTTTATACGACACTACACACCAAAGCCAATCACGGTGACAACGCCAGTTCACACAAAACCCGGTTCGATAACATCGAAGAAGGCTTTCATACATTTGGTGTTGACTGGACCAAAGACAAAATGGATTTTTATGTAGACGATACTTTAGTCTTTACTTTTAATCCGTCAGATAAAAACGAAGACGTCTGGCCTTTCAACCAGCCATTCTACTTTATACTGAATGTAGCCGTTGGCGGAAACTTTGGCGGGCCTGAAGTAGACGATACCATTTTCCCTCAAGAATTTATCATTGATTATATAAGGGTTTACTCCAATAAATAA